A single Streptomyces sp. 2114.4 DNA region contains:
- a CDS encoding DUF6274 family protein: protein MTTAVRHETRALLRAHLSAATAYRHLMRHCPVCHQLLRLAMEPHTARSAAPAPAAAPAPPPALCEPQAAEDENPVRG from the coding sequence ATGACGACTGCGGTACGGCACGAGACCAGAGCACTGTTGCGGGCCCATCTGTCGGCGGCCACGGCCTATCGCCACCTGATGCGGCACTGCCCCGTCTGCCACCAGCTGCTGCGGCTCGCCATGGAGCCGCACACGGCCCGCTCCGCGGCTCCGGCGCCCGCGGCCGCTCCCGCCCCGCCGCCGGCCCTCTGCGAGCCGCAGGCGGCTGAGGACGAAAATCCTGTGCGCGGATGA
- a CDS encoding metallopeptidase family protein, whose product MLEMTREEFEELVAEALDRIPPELTRLMDNVAVFVEDEPPAGDPELLGLYEGTPLTDRGEWYAGVLPDRITVYRGPTLRMCDTREDVVAETEVTVVHEIAHHFGIDDERLHALGYG is encoded by the coding sequence GTGCTGGAAATGACGCGCGAGGAGTTCGAGGAACTGGTCGCCGAGGCGCTGGACCGGATTCCGCCGGAGCTGACCCGGCTGATGGACAACGTGGCGGTCTTCGTCGAGGACGAGCCCCCGGCCGGCGATCCCGAGTTGCTCGGGCTGTACGAGGGGACGCCGCTGACCGACCGCGGGGAGTGGTACGCGGGTGTGCTGCCGGACCGGATCACCGTCTACCGGGGGCCGACGCTGCGGATGTGCGACACGCGCGAGGACGTGGTCGCGGAGACCGAAGTGACGGTCGTTCACGAGATCGCGCACCACTTCGGGATCGACGACGAGCGGCTGCACGCGCTCGGCTACGGCTAG
- the hrpA gene encoding ATP-dependent RNA helicase HrpA, translating into MSSQPASALPDGAVSTPPGTPAPTLSALLERLPELMLRDQQRLGRRLDGARRIRKPEARAAVLAEISAGLDEAELRVAQRQAAVPQITYPEELPVSQKKDEILAAIRDHQVVIVAGETGSGKTTQIPKICLELGRGIRGLIGHTQPRRIAARTVAERVAEELKTPLGEAVGWKVRFTDQVGGDTLVKLMTDGILLAEIQTDRELRQYDTIIIDEAHERSLNIDFILGYLAQLLPRRPDLKVVITSATIDPERFARHFGSFATVGAAPDRTGISGSDEPKPSAPIVEVSGRTYPVEVRYRPLLEEGGQEADRDQITAICDAVDELQAEGPGDILVFLSGEREIRDTADALNKKALPSTEVLPLYARLSHAEQHRVFQRHTGRRIVLATNVAETSLTVPGIRYVIDPGMARISRYSYRTKVQRLPIEPVSQASANQRKGRCGRTSDGICIRLYSEDDFLSRPEFTDAEILRTNLASVILQMTAAGLGDIEKFPFIDPPDRRNIKDGVDLLRELGALDTQQKPAKPGEKGQRLTPLGRKLSQLPVDPRLARMVLEADRNGCVREVMVIAAALSIQDPRERPADKQQQADQQHARFKDETSDFLAFLNLWRYVREQQKELSSSAFRRMCRSEFLNYLRIREWQDIYSQLRSVAKTMGIHLSEEDAAPDHIHTSLLSGLLSHIGLKNAGLEGGKEGAGKNEYLGARSAKFAVFPGSALFKKPPRWVMSAELVETSRLWARVNAKIEPEWIEPLAQHLVKRTYSEPHWEQKMAAVMAYERVTLYGVPIVAQRKIAYGRIDPETSRDLFIRNALVEGDWRTHHQFFHDNRKLLGEVEELEHRARRRDILVDDETLFDFYDQRIPADVVSGAHFDAWWKKQHREEPELLNFEHSMLINESAEAVTKDDYPDSWRQGKLKLKVTYQFEPGADADGVTVHIPLQVLNQVSSEGFDWQIPGLREQLVTELIRSLPKPIRRNYVPAPNFAARFLDSTVPLQGALVTSLAAGLQRMVGVPVDAADFAPDKIPDHLKITFRVVDERRRKLAEDKDLEALRLKLKPKTRAAISKAFEQAAERPAGDRKGGTGDGRTPAGPEQRTGLTSWTIGTLPRTFETRRGGQPLKAYPALVDEGSSVAVRLFDTEAEQLTAMWAGTRRLILLNIPTNPAKFAQDKLSNQQKLALSRNPHGSIGALFDDCVTAAADRLIAARGGPAWDEESFRKLFDAVRADLVDITLKTIQQVQEVLAAWQACERRLKETSFPSLLPSLTDVKEQLAALIKPGFVTAHGAKRLPDLMRYLVAADRRLQQLPTHAERDRTRMAKVKEMQDEYAWLLEQFPQGRPVPAAAREIRWMIEELRVSYFAHALGTAYPVSDKRIVKAVDAAAP; encoded by the coding sequence ATGTCCAGTCAGCCTGCCTCCGCCCTGCCCGACGGCGCTGTCTCCACCCCGCCCGGCACCCCCGCTCCCACCCTGTCCGCTCTGCTGGAGCGGCTGCCCGAGCTGATGCTGCGCGACCAGCAGCGGCTGGGGCGTCGGCTCGACGGCGCGCGCCGGATCCGTAAGCCCGAGGCCCGGGCCGCCGTGCTCGCCGAGATCTCCGCCGGCCTCGACGAGGCGGAGCTGCGGGTCGCCCAGCGGCAGGCCGCGGTGCCCCAGATCACCTATCCGGAAGAGCTGCCGGTCAGCCAGAAGAAGGACGAGATCCTCGCCGCGATCCGCGACCACCAGGTCGTGATCGTCGCCGGTGAGACCGGCTCCGGCAAGACGACCCAGATCCCCAAGATCTGCCTGGAGCTCGGCCGCGGCATCCGGGGCCTGATCGGGCACACTCAGCCCCGCCGGATCGCGGCCCGCACGGTCGCCGAGCGGGTGGCCGAGGAGCTGAAGACCCCGCTGGGCGAGGCGGTCGGCTGGAAGGTCCGCTTCACCGACCAGGTCGGCGGCGACACCCTCGTCAAGCTGATGACGGACGGCATCCTGCTCGCCGAGATCCAGACGGACCGCGAGCTGCGCCAGTACGACACGATCATCATCGACGAGGCACACGAACGCAGCCTCAACATCGACTTCATCCTCGGCTACCTGGCGCAGCTGCTGCCCCGCCGCCCGGACCTGAAGGTCGTGATCACGTCCGCGACCATCGACCCGGAACGGTTCGCGCGGCACTTCGGCAGTTTCGCGACCGTAGGGGCGGCGCCGGACCGCACCGGCATCTCCGGGAGCGACGAGCCGAAGCCGAGCGCCCCCATCGTCGAGGTTTCCGGCCGTACGTACCCGGTGGAGGTGCGTTACCGCCCGCTGCTGGAAGAGGGCGGCCAGGAGGCCGACCGCGACCAGATCACCGCGATCTGCGACGCCGTGGACGAGCTGCAGGCCGAGGGCCCCGGCGACATCCTGGTCTTCCTCTCCGGTGAACGGGAGATCCGCGACACCGCGGACGCGCTCAACAAGAAGGCCCTGCCGTCCACCGAGGTGCTCCCCCTCTACGCGCGGCTGTCGCACGCCGAGCAGCACCGCGTCTTCCAGCGGCACACGGGCAGACGGATCGTGCTGGCCACGAACGTCGCCGAGACCTCGCTGACCGTCCCGGGCATCCGGTACGTCATCGACCCGGGCATGGCCCGTATCTCGCGCTACAGCTACCGCACCAAGGTCCAGCGGCTGCCCATCGAGCCGGTCTCGCAGGCCAGCGCCAATCAGCGCAAGGGCCGCTGCGGCCGTACCAGCGACGGCATCTGCATCCGCCTCTACTCCGAGGACGACTTCCTCTCCCGTCCCGAGTTCACCGACGCCGAGATCCTCCGGACGAACCTCGCCTCCGTCATCCTGCAGATGACCGCGGCCGGCCTCGGCGACATCGAGAAGTTCCCGTTCATCGACCCGCCGGACCGCCGCAACATCAAGGACGGCGTCGATCTGCTGCGCGAGCTCGGGGCGCTCGACACCCAGCAGAAGCCCGCCAAGCCGGGGGAGAAGGGGCAGCGGCTGACCCCGCTCGGCCGCAAACTCTCCCAGCTGCCGGTCGACCCGCGGCTGGCGCGGATGGTGCTGGAGGCGGACCGCAACGGCTGTGTCCGCGAGGTCATGGTCATCGCGGCGGCGCTGTCCATCCAGGACCCGCGCGAGCGGCCCGCCGACAAACAGCAGCAGGCCGACCAGCAGCACGCCCGCTTCAAGGACGAGACCTCCGACTTCCTCGCCTTCCTCAACCTGTGGCGCTACGTCCGCGAGCAGCAGAAGGAGCTGTCCTCCTCGGCCTTCCGCCGGATGTGCCGCAGCGAGTTCCTGAACTACCTGCGGATACGCGAGTGGCAGGACATCTACTCCCAGCTGCGTTCGGTCGCCAAGACCATGGGCATCCACCTCAGCGAGGAGGATGCCGCGCCGGACCATATCCACACCTCGTTGCTCTCCGGTTTGCTCTCGCACATCGGCCTCAAGAACGCAGGGCTGGAGGGCGGGAAAGAAGGGGCCGGCAAGAACGAGTATCTGGGCGCCCGCAGCGCCAAGTTCGCGGTGTTCCCCGGTTCCGCGCTCTTCAAGAAGCCACCGCGCTGGGTGATGTCGGCCGAGCTGGTCGAGACGTCCCGCCTGTGGGCGCGGGTGAATGCGAAGATCGAGCCGGAGTGGATCGAACCGCTCGCCCAGCATCTGGTGAAGCGGACGTACAGCGAGCCGCACTGGGAACAGAAGATGGCCGCGGTGATGGCCTACGAGCGGGTGACGCTCTACGGCGTCCCGATCGTCGCCCAGCGCAAGATCGCCTACGGCCGGATCGACCCGGAGACCTCGCGGGACCTGTTCATCCGCAACGCCCTGGTCGAGGGCGACTGGCGCACCCACCACCAGTTCTTCCATGACAACCGCAAACTTCTCGGCGAGGTCGAGGAGTTGGAGCACCGGGCCCGGCGCCGCGACATCCTCGTGGACGACGAAACCCTCTTCGACTTCTACGACCAGCGCATTCCGGCCGATGTGGTCTCCGGCGCGCATTTCGACGCCTGGTGGAAGAAGCAGCACCGCGAAGAGCCGGAGCTGCTGAACTTCGAGCACTCGATGCTCATCAATGAGTCCGCCGAGGCCGTCACCAAGGACGACTACCCGGATTCCTGGCGGCAGGGAAAGCTGAAGCTCAAGGTCACCTACCAGTTCGAGCCGGGCGCGGACGCGGACGGCGTGACCGTCCACATCCCGCTCCAGGTCCTCAACCAGGTCTCCTCCGAGGGCTTCGACTGGCAGATCCCCGGCCTGCGCGAGCAGTTGGTGACCGAGCTGATCCGGTCACTCCCCAAGCCGATCCGCCGTAACTACGTCCCGGCGCCGAACTTCGCGGCCCGCTTCCTGGACTCCACGGTTCCCCTGCAGGGCGCCCTCGTGACCTCGCTGGCCGCGGGGCTGCAGCGGATGGTGGGCGTGCCCGTTGACGCCGCGGACTTCGCCCCGGACAAGATCCCCGACCATCTCAAGATCACCTTCCGGGTGGTGGACGAGCGCCGCCGCAAGCTCGCCGAGGACAAGGACCTGGAGGCGCTGCGGCTGAAGCTCAAGCCGAAGACCAGGGCGGCCATCTCCAAGGCCTTCGAGCAGGCCGCCGAGCGCCCCGCCGGGGACCGCAAGGGCGGCACGGGCGACGGGCGGACGCCGGCCGGCCCGGAGCAGCGGACCGGCCTGACGTCCTGGACGATCGGCACCCTGCCGCGCACCTTCGAGACCCGGCGCGGGGGCCAGCCGCTGAAGGCCTATCCGGCGCTGGTCGACGAGGGCAGCAGCGTCGCGGTCCGCCTCTTCGACACCGAGGCCGAACAGCTCACGGCGATGTGGGCGGGCACCCGCCGCCTCATCCTGCTCAACATTCCCACCAACCCCGCCAAGTTCGCCCAGGACAAGCTGAGCAATCAGCAGAAGCTGGCGCTGTCCCGTAATCCGCACGGCTCGATCGGGGCACTCTTCGACGACTGTGTCACCGCCGCGGCCGACCGGCTGATCGCGGCCCGGGGCGGCCCCGCGTGGGACGAGGAGTCCTTCCGCAAGCTCTTCGACGCCGTCCGCGCCGACCTGGTGGACATCACCCTCAAGACCATCCAGCAGGTCCAGGAGGTGCTGGCCGCCTGGCAGGCGTGCGAGCGCCGGCTGAAGGAGACCTCGTTCCCCTCCCTGCTCCCGTCGCTCACGGACGTCAAGGAGCAGCTGGCGGCGCTGATCAAGCCGGGCTTCGTCACGGCGCACGGCGCCAAACGGCTGCCGGACCTGATGCGTTACCTGGTGGCCGCCGACCGCCGGCTGCAGCAGCTGCCCACCCACGCCGAGCGGGACCGCACCCGGATGGCGAAGGTGAAGGAGATGCAGGACGAATACGCCTGGCTGCTGGAGCAGTTCCCGCAGGGCCGCCCGGTGCCCGCAGCGGCCCGGGAGATCCGCTGGATGATCGAGGAGTTGCGGGTGAGCTACTTCGCCCATGCCCTGGGCACGGCGTACCCGGTCTCCGACAAGCGGATCGTGAAGGCGGTGGACGCCGCCGCGCCGTAG
- a CDS encoding DEAD/DEAH box helicase: protein MSISTEQSVMPALDEQTVPEVTAADEAPETDAAEAATDTVTFADLGLPEGVVRKLAQNGVTTPFPIQAATIPDALAGKDILGRGRTGSGKTLSFGLPTLAQLAGGSTEKKKPRAIILTPTRELAMQVADALQPYGDVLGLKMKVVCGGTSMGNQIYALERGVDVLVATPGRLRDIINRGACSLENVQVAVLDEADQMSDLGFLPEVTELLDQIPGGGQRMLFSATMENEIGTLVKRYLTNPVTHEVDSAQGNVTTMTHHVLVVKPKDKAPVTAAIAARKGRTIIFVRTQLGADRIAEQLVESGVKADALHGGMTQGARTRVLADFKDGYVNALVATDVAARGIHVDGIDLVLNVDPAGDHKDYLHRSGRTARAGQSGTVVSLSLPHQRRQIFRLMEDAGVDASRHIVGGSGAFDEDVARITGARSLTEVQADGANNSARQAEREVAELTRELERLQRRATELREEADRLTARAARERGEDPAEALAAAAVTAEAEAAAEAAVPAQAGASDERRDDRGFDRRDDRGNFDRRDRRDDRSGGRSFDRDRRDDRSGGGFNRDRRDDRSGGRSFDRDRRDDRSGGRSFDRDRRDDRSGGGFNRDRRDDRSGGRSFDRRDDRSGGGFNRDRRDDRSGGRSFDRDRRDDRSGGGFNRDRGDRPSRPFNRDDRSGGRSSGGYRSGGGDRPFNRDDRSGGRPSSGGHRGGGDRPYGRRDDHRGATTGSGGRRDDKPRWKRNG from the coding sequence ATGTCCATTTCCACTGAGCAGTCCGTCATGCCCGCACTCGACGAGCAGACGGTCCCCGAGGTGACGGCGGCCGACGAGGCCCCCGAGACCGACGCGGCCGAGGCCGCCACCGACACCGTCACCTTCGCCGACCTCGGACTGCCCGAGGGCGTCGTCCGCAAGCTCGCGCAGAACGGCGTCACCACCCCCTTCCCGATCCAGGCCGCGACCATCCCGGACGCGCTGGCCGGCAAGGACATCCTCGGCCGCGGCCGCACCGGCTCCGGCAAGACGCTCTCCTTCGGTCTGCCGACCCTGGCGCAGCTCGCCGGCGGCAGCACCGAGAAGAAGAAGCCCCGCGCGATCATCCTCACCCCGACCCGTGAGCTCGCGATGCAGGTCGCGGACGCGCTCCAGCCGTACGGCGACGTGCTGGGCCTGAAGATGAAGGTCGTCTGCGGCGGTACGTCCATGGGCAACCAGATCTACGCCCTGGAGCGCGGCGTCGACGTCCTCGTCGCCACCCCGGGCCGGCTGCGCGACATCATCAACCGTGGCGCCTGCTCCCTGGAGAACGTCCAGGTCGCCGTCCTCGACGAGGCCGACCAGATGTCCGACCTGGGCTTCCTGCCCGAGGTCACCGAGCTGCTCGACCAGATCCCCGGCGGCGGCCAGCGGATGCTCTTCTCCGCCACCATGGAGAACGAGATCGGCACCCTGGTCAAGCGTTACCTGACCAACCCGGTCACCCACGAGGTCGACAGCGCCCAGGGCAACGTCACCACCATGACCCACCACGTCCTGGTCGTGAAGCCGAAGGACAAGGCGCCGGTCACCGCCGCCATCGCCGCCCGCAAGGGCCGCACCATCATCTTCGTCCGCACCCAGCTGGGCGCCGACCGCATCGCCGAGCAGCTGGTCGAGTCCGGCGTGAAGGCCGACGCGCTGCACGGCGGTATGACGCAGGGCGCGCGCACCCGGGTGCTCGCGGACTTCAAGGACGGCTACGTCAACGCGCTGGTCGCCACCGACGTCGCCGCCCGCGGTATCCACGTCGACGGCATCGACCTGGTCCTGAACGTCGACCCCGCCGGTGACCACAAGGACTACCTGCACCGCTCGGGCCGTACCGCCCGCGCCGGACAGTCCGGCACCGTCGTCTCGCTGTCGCTGCCGCACCAGCGCCGCCAGATCTTCCGCCTGATGGAGGACGCGGGCGTGGACGCCTCGCGCCACATCGTCGGCGGCTCCGGCGCCTTCGACGAGGACGTCGCCCGGATCACCGGTGCGCGCTCGCTCACCGAGGTCCAGGCCGACGGTGCCAACAACTCGGCCAGGCAGGCCGAGCGCGAGGTGGCCGAACTCACCCGTGAGCTGGAGCGCCTGCAGCGCCGCGCCACCGAGCTGCGCGAGGAGGCCGACCGGCTGACCGCCCGCGCCGCCCGTGAGCGGGGCGAGGACCCGGCCGAGGCGCTTGCCGCCGCAGCCGTCACCGCCGAGGCCGAGGCCGCCGCCGAGGCCGCCGTACCGGCCCAGGCCGGCGCGTCGGACGAGCGCCGCGACGACCGGGGCTTCGACCGCCGCGACGACCGGGGCAACTTCGACCGCCGTGACCGTCGTGACGACCGCTCGGGCGGCCGTTCCTTCGACCGTGACCGTCGCGATGACCGTTCCGGTGGCGGTTTCAACCGCGACCGTCGTGACGACCGTTCCGGTGGCCGTTCCTTCGACCGTGACCGTCGTGACGACCGCTCGGGTGGCCGTTCCTTCGACCGTGACCGTCGCGATGACCGTTCCGGTGGTGGCTTCAACCGCGACCGCCGCGATGACCGTTCCGGTGGCCGTTCCTTCGACCGCCGTGACGACCGCTCGGGTGGCGGTTTCAACCGCGACCGTCGTGACGACCGTTCCGGTGGCCGTTCCTTCGACCGTGACCGCCGTGACGACCGCTCCGGCGGTGGCTTCAACCGTGACCGCGGCGACCGTCCGAGCCGCCCCTTCAACCGTGACGACCGCTCCGGCGGCCGTTCCTCCGGCGGCTACCGCTCCGGCGGCGGCGACCGTCCGTTCAACCGCGACGACCGTTCCGGTGGCCGCCCGTCCTCCGGTGGCCACCGCGGCGGCGGCGACCGTCCGTACGGCCGCCGTGATGACCACCGTGGCGCCACGACCGGCTCCGGCGGCCGCCGTGACGACAAGCCGCGCTGGAAGCGCAACGGCTGA
- the bldC gene encoding developmental transcriptional regulator BldC translates to MTARTPDAEPLLTPAEVATMFRVDPKTVTRWAKAGKLTSIRTLGGHRRYREAEVRALLAGIPQQRSEA, encoded by the coding sequence ATGACCGCTCGCACCCCTGACGCCGAGCCGCTGCTTACCCCTGCTGAGGTCGCCACGATGTTCCGCGTGGACCCGAAGACGGTGACCCGCTGGGCCAAGGCAGGCAAGCTCACGTCCATCCGCACGCTCGGAGGGCATCGGCGTTACCGCGAGGCTGAGGTCCGCGCACTGCTCGCGGGCATTCCGCAGCAGCGCAGCGAGGCCTGA
- a CDS encoding metallophosphoesterase — protein sequence MARAARSRTPHPDSPRTPPHRLLFTWLHGVPALPTAVRRAYRSRRTAPGAPVLDWSRSLAHPASATPLGAAPRRPLRSALGLISVAVLGAWLGLVLIGGVHAPVGPMDTSMALRPSLTGGTRINVPPLGDLELSSHYAPVALDVDVDRLDPARSRALVDHPERFAGLQDEVTRDVTRGALGLALHSAVAVASGATALSLAVHRRPRRALAAGGLALALLAACAGTAYATWNPKSVLEPKFSGLLSSAPSVVGNARNIVSEFNVYQKELARLVTNVTKLYDATSTLPVYQPEPTTIRVLHVSDIHLNPAGWRIIASLVKQYRISVIIDTGDTMDHGSAAENHFLDPVSTLGAPYVWVRGNHDSRGTQKYLTGRPRVTVLDHGKVARVAGLRLAGVGDPQFTPDRSVVAAGEPAERTAGGRLADSLRTQRLAGTPVDIALAHNPTAVTEADGLAPLALAGHLHHREITTLPQGTRLMVEGSTGGGGLRAVQNKKPAPVEASVLYLDRTTKRLQAWDEITLGGLGLSRAEVSRHLPRENQPGATPSPSGSPHSSGPPSDPLPRPARSPSGGPR from the coding sequence ATGGCCCGCGCCGCGCGCTCCCGGACACCGCACCCCGACTCCCCGCGCACCCCGCCGCACCGGCTGCTGTTCACCTGGCTCCACGGCGTACCCGCACTGCCCACAGCCGTCCGCCGCGCCTACCGCTCCCGCCGTACGGCCCCGGGCGCTCCCGTCCTGGACTGGTCGCGCTCCTTAGCCCACCCGGCATCCGCCACCCCGCTCGGCGCCGCCCCGCGCCGCCCCCTGCGCTCCGCCCTCGGCCTGATATCCGTGGCCGTCCTCGGTGCCTGGCTGGGGCTGGTCCTGATCGGCGGCGTCCACGCCCCCGTCGGCCCGATGGACACCAGCATGGCGCTGCGCCCCTCGCTGACCGGCGGCACCCGGATCAACGTCCCGCCCCTCGGCGACCTGGAACTGAGCAGCCACTACGCACCCGTAGCGCTCGATGTCGATGTCGACCGGCTGGACCCGGCCCGCTCCCGGGCGCTGGTCGACCACCCCGAGCGGTTCGCCGGCCTGCAGGACGAGGTCACCCGTGACGTCACCCGCGGCGCCCTGGGGCTGGCGCTGCACTCCGCTGTCGCCGTGGCGTCCGGCGCGACCGCGCTGAGCCTGGCCGTCCACCGCCGCCCGCGCCGCGCGCTGGCCGCCGGCGGGCTGGCGCTCGCCCTGCTCGCCGCCTGTGCCGGCACCGCGTACGCCACCTGGAACCCGAAGTCCGTACTGGAGCCGAAGTTCTCCGGGCTGCTCTCCTCGGCCCCGTCCGTGGTCGGCAACGCCCGCAACATCGTCAGCGAATTCAACGTCTACCAGAAGGAGTTGGCGCGCCTGGTGACCAATGTGACCAAGCTCTACGACGCCACCTCGACGCTGCCGGTCTACCAGCCGGAACCCACCACCATCCGGGTGCTGCACGTCTCCGACATCCACCTCAACCCCGCCGGCTGGCGGATCATCGCCTCCCTGGTGAAGCAGTACCGGATCAGCGTGATCATCGACACCGGCGACACCATGGACCACGGCTCGGCCGCCGAGAACCACTTCCTGGACCCGGTCTCCACCCTCGGCGCCCCGTACGTCTGGGTGCGCGGCAACCACGACTCGCGCGGCACGCAGAAGTACCTGACCGGCCGCCCCCGCGTCACCGTCCTGGACCACGGCAAGGTCGCCCGGGTCGCCGGCCTGCGCCTCGCGGGCGTCGGCGACCCACAGTTCACCCCGGACCGCTCCGTGGTGGCGGCCGGCGAGCCCGCCGAGCGCACCGCCGGCGGCCGGCTCGCCGACTCGCTGCGCACCCAGCGGCTGGCCGGCACCCCCGTCGACATCGCACTGGCCCACAACCCCACCGCCGTGACCGAGGCGGACGGCCTGGCCCCGCTGGCGCTGGCCGGCCACCTTCACCACCGCGAGATCACCACGCTCCCCCAGGGCACCCGGCTGATGGTCGAGGGCTCCACGGGCGGCGGCGGGCTGCGCGCGGTGCAGAACAAGAAGCCCGCGCCGGTCGAGGCGTCGGTGCTCTATCTGGACCGGACGACGAAACGGCTGCAGGCCTGGGACGAGATCACCCTCGGCGGACTGGGCCTGTCGCGGGCCGAGGTCAGCCGCCACCTCCCCCGCGAGAACCAACCCGGCGCCACGCCCTCGCCGTCCGGCTCCCCTCACTCGTCCGGCCCACCGTCCGACCCGCTTCCGCGCCCGGCCAGGAGCCCTTCCGGCGGCCCCCGGTAA
- a CDS encoding IS1182 family transposase has translation MGEWVGEMVGPDVWETCGDLIPAGSVFAFLAEHRGELFPAEMFADMYPSANGRPSMPPQILAATIMLQALHGLSDFETVQELRCDLRWKAACGLGLHDMAFDPSLLAYFRRRLARSARPNRVFEAVREVVKATGVLKGKHRRALDSTVLDDAVATQDTVTQIIAAVRAVIREVPGADTVAAAQCTAHDYTDPGKPRIAWNDEQARTELVDALVTDALRLLGHLPDQQLGEKAANAVGILALVAGQDVEPAENSDGRDGRWRITQGTAHERIVSTVDPEARHVHKTRSHQQDGFKAHLAIEPETGLYTAVALRPGAGPEHHEAAVGLDLLADEDTPVDVFGDTAYSTGDARQALHQAGHRLFLKPAPLRPAVPGGFTLDDFTIDTTTAVVTCPAGHTVALSGPGGQHHQRKASFRDLCTGCHLRERCTKARAGRILTIRPGHNLQAAARHQTATDPGWQADYRRWRPPVERAVAWLVQHGNRKLRYRGTIKNDTWLHTRAAALNLRRLINLGLTHTRGTWHLAPAGA, from the coding sequence ATGGGTGAATGGGTCGGCGAGATGGTCGGGCCGGACGTGTGGGAGACGTGCGGGGATCTGATCCCGGCCGGGAGTGTGTTCGCGTTCCTGGCCGAGCATCGTGGCGAGCTGTTCCCGGCTGAGATGTTCGCGGACATGTATCCGTCGGCGAACGGACGGCCGAGCATGCCGCCGCAGATCCTGGCCGCCACGATCATGCTGCAGGCCCTGCACGGGCTGTCGGACTTCGAGACGGTCCAGGAACTGCGGTGCGACCTGCGGTGGAAGGCCGCATGTGGACTGGGCCTTCACGACATGGCGTTCGATCCGTCGCTGCTGGCCTACTTCCGCCGCCGGCTGGCCCGTTCCGCCCGCCCCAACCGCGTCTTCGAGGCCGTACGCGAAGTCGTGAAGGCCACCGGCGTACTGAAAGGCAAGCACCGCCGGGCTTTGGACTCCACCGTGCTGGACGACGCGGTCGCCACCCAGGACACCGTCACCCAGATCATCGCCGCCGTCCGGGCGGTGATCCGTGAAGTCCCCGGCGCCGACACGGTCGCCGCTGCCCAGTGCACCGCACATGACTACACCGACCCGGGCAAGCCCCGCATCGCCTGGAACGACGAGCAGGCCCGCACCGAACTGGTCGACGCGCTGGTCACCGATGCTCTGCGGCTGCTGGGCCACCTGCCCGACCAGCAACTCGGAGAGAAAGCCGCCAACGCGGTGGGCATCCTGGCCCTGGTCGCCGGGCAGGACGTCGAGCCCGCTGAGAACTCCGACGGCCGTGACGGACGCTGGCGCATCACCCAGGGCACCGCCCATGAGCGGATCGTGTCCACCGTCGATCCCGAAGCACGCCACGTGCACAAGACCCGCTCCCACCAGCAGGACGGCTTCAAGGCCCACCTGGCCATCGAGCCCGAGACCGGGTTGTACACGGCCGTCGCCCTGCGGCCCGGCGCCGGGCCCGAGCACCACGAGGCCGCCGTCGGCCTGGATCTGCTCGCCGACGAGGACACGCCGGTGGACGTCTTCGGTGACACCGCCTATTCCACCGGCGACGCCCGCCAGGCCCTGCACCAGGCCGGGCACCGGCTGTTCCTCAAGCCCGCACCGCTGCGGCCGGCCGTCCCCGGCGGCTTCACCCTCGACGACTTCACCATCGACACCACCACCGCCGTCGTGACCTGCCCGGCCGGACACACCGTGGCCCTGTCCGGCCCCGGCGGGCAGCACCACCAGCGCAAAGCCTCCTTCAGGGATTTATGCACCGGATGCCACCTGCGCGAGCGGTGCACCAAAGCCAGGGCCGGACGCATCCTGACCATCCGACCCGGCCACAACCTCCAAGCGGCCGCCCGCCACCAGACCGCCACCGACCCCGGCTGGCAGGCCGACTACCGCCGCTGGCGGCCCCCCGTCGAACGCGCCGTCGCCTGGCTCGTCCAGCACGGCAACCGAAAACTCCGCTACCGCGGCACCATCAAGAACGACACATGGCTCCACACCCGGGCCGCCGCCCTCAACCTCCGCCGACTGATCAACCTCGGACTCACCCACACCCGAGGCACCTGGCACCTCGCCCCGGCCGGTGCATGA